The Primulina huaijiensis isolate GDHJ02 chromosome 18, ASM1229523v2, whole genome shotgun sequence DNA window ACTGCTGTTGTCTACAACTTGGTATGGTAATTCATAGTTTGGTTTTTATGTGTGCGAATCTTTTTTATTCAGTTAAGCTTTGATGATGACAGGGTCAACCTCCTGCACAGTTCAGGATTTTGATTCCCAAGATTCCTGTTTATTTCACGGTATGCAGTTGAAACTTTCAAGTTTTCTTGATGAACGTTATTTTCCTCCTCtagatttcaatttttttttgaaaatgttgtcgttattgatttttttcttgaaatcttcTTGCTCTCTACCTGTGCATTCCATGTGTGTGGTTTAAACCTGTGAGGAATCCCCATGCTGGTCaaattttgtttacaaagcCCTCGAGCAATGGATCTTATTAGTTTGAATGAAGAAGTATTagaattggataattttttgaaaaaacaaaatgCTGATTTCATTTTAGGCCTCCTCGTGGGTACTTGCTTCTTTGTTTTGCTCagtaactaatttttttattcttatgtTGCTTGCAGGGAACTGGAGATCTAATGACTGCCCTGTTACTTGGATGGAGCAATGTAATGCTAGACGAAACTTAACTTGGGTCTTTTGACTCATTTCATAGGCAgaattgattatttttgtttctcCTTATGCAGAAATATCCTGACAATCTTAACAAAGCAGCAGAGCTCTCCGTGTCAAGCTTGCAGGTAAGTTGGTACTTAATTGTGTAGGCATCATGCTATCGTTGTGCAACTAGGACCATAATTCAACATATAGGGCATTATTCTGGGaggaaaatatacatatatgttgGTGAAAAGCTCAATAACGGTAGTGAACCACGAAGAAATTTAACAGGGATCTCTCAGTAGCTAGTATCTAAATCAgaaagaatgaaaaataatacaGAAAGAAAAGCACTGGCTGAGGTATACTCGTCTAAGATCTTTTCTGTGGTCCAGGCGCTTCTGGCTAGGACACTGAATGACTATAAAAGGGCTGGACATGATTGCGAGACTAGTAGTTTGGAGATTCGTCTGATTCAGAGTCAAGATGATATTCgcaacccaaaaatcaattacaCAGCTGAGACATACAACTGAGATTATTGTCGCATTGTTCTGTGCTCATTGTTGATACTTATAattccaatatttttttaatccagAAGGGAAGAATAATCCCCCTCTCAATTTTTACGGTGGCTTCATTTTCGCATACTTGAAATGCGAACAATAATATTCCAAAATTTACCCTCCAATTTATGTGCTACCAACTCATCGAACCCTTTAGCTGGTTTTATTTTTCCCAAATTCTGAGAATGAAGCTTATGGATTCCTATTTCATTTTCAATCTCTTTAGTGAAAATAATTCTCTCTCACTTTCATATCTTCTATAGtcctatatttttcaatttttggcaatttatgtatttttttagtaGTAGTATTTACACAAGTCAGCGTTGTATCAATGTTACATTGGTGTTATGTTCGTTTCAAGTTGAAAAAgggttaaaataaaaaaagaaccaaaaaaaaaaaaaaacagtcaaGCTAGCATTAAAGATTTATAACCACTCTTTACGGTATAAGCTCATTTTAGCTCCAGGTTATGTTTGGAGGAGTCTACTTTCTTCTTAAGCATTGATTCGTAATGGGGCAAGGATATGGATTGGTTCGGGCCAACAAACAAATATTTGGAATCTTTGGTTGTCGTACATGCTCAATATCAGTTTGGATAAGGCAGCAATATCTTCTTTGTCTAATATCGAGGATGGTGGTTGGGATTTGGATAtcttaaaagatttattttcagAGAGGGATCAACCATTAATTCTATCTATCTCATTGAGTCTATCATGTAAGTGGTTTTTGCTCCTCAaaaaaagagggaaaaaaaCAGGTTGCAACGTACTAACTCCACAAGAAAGAGTGCACTAATCAGGCTCTGATATGTTCACATTATAGAGCAAACATTTGGGTTATCGTCGCTGAAGAGATACATGATTCTTTCTACCTGATGAGTCGCATTTGGGGCTGCCACTGATGCCTGCACCAAGTTTCTTACGAAACCAGCCGGGGCCTTTTTGTCATATGCGTGAGATATGTAAGGATATTTAACAAGATTGTATGGAATATAAGGTCAGAATTCTGCCATATTTCCTGTGTTTTTTACTCTGTTCACTTCCACAGTTCCGATATAATTCAACAGGTTGAGACAAAATCTAACAAACATTTATTTCAACCTCTGTTTGGACATGtcctttaaaaacatttttagtgCTTTATAACTgaaaaaatcttaaattattGGCTTAAACAAGATTTTtgtaaaactttttcaaaaataattttaaaaaaatgttctcTAAGtatagttttttaaaaacaattaatatgTGATTTTTGATGTTTTTAGATTTGACCCCTCACCCCCCCACCTCCCCAAGTAGATGCAACGTGCATTTGCCTCTTGCCAAAGACAAATTAGTCGAATGACACCACCCATCCCCCAGTAGTACAAAAAACATATTTTGAAAAGTAGATTAGGCTCATACTTCCATCATCACTACATCTACCTCTCACATCTAAAGGTTGCTAGCATGATTCTTCATTATGACATTAACATTAGCATACATTCCA harbors:
- the LOC140965138 gene encoding pyridoxal kinase-like is translated as MDGITSSLTCAQTAVVYNLGQPPAQFRILIPKIPVYFTGTGDLMTALLLGWSNKYPDNLNKAAELSVSSLQALLARTLNDYKRAGHDCETSSLEIRLIQSQDDIRNPKINYTAETYN